Proteins from a single region of Anastrepha ludens isolate Willacy chromosome 5, idAnaLude1.1, whole genome shotgun sequence:
- the LOC128864747 gene encoding piggyBac transposable element-derived protein 4-like — protein MEYRDDGNDEEIFADNLSDYSSDGDIHSDSEDVSDDTDIIPGSRRFTRRTILSDSESSSDEHEEEWSSIDNPPVLEEFLGYSGINVDTVPKSITDATNLFIGDDLFTYFVEESNRYYYQNINKFTIPKKSVKWKDITISEMKKFLGLIIFMGQVRKDRRDEYWTTYPCTETPFFAKTMSRDRFRQIWKAWHFNNNENTTGASDRLIKVRPIIDYFQPKFMKIYKPKQQLSLDEGIIPWRGRLFFRVYNAGKLTKYGILVRMLCDSETGYICNMQIYSAQGIRLIETIHILVAPYTDVNHHLYMDNYYNSVDNTIALLKKKIRLCGTIRKNRGLPECLKKTNLKKGQTIFRRKGDVLLQIWQSKKEVCFISSIHSAEMKESHNIDRTTHQKIIKPNALLDYNKFMKGVDRADQYLSYYSILRKTTKWTKRVTMYMINCALFNSFVVYNSTKNNKVKYKKFLNDVALHWVTDSIPTEEDTNAQEAGPSTSGKRAPKTDPPGRLSMDMRKHVIEKIVGTGKKKYAQRICRVCASQKVRSETCFMCTFCGVPLHRGKCFERYHTLTHY, from the coding sequence ATGGAATACAGGGATGACGGAAACGACGAAGAAATATTTGCAGACAATTTGTCAGATTATTCGTCGGATGGTGATATTCATAGTGATAGTGAGGATGTGAGCGACGATACAGACATTATTCCGGGATCTCGAAGATTCACCCGTCGAACTATTTTGTCTGATTCTGAATCAAGTTCTGACGAACATGAAGAAGAATGGTCATCGATTGATAATCCTCCAGTTCTAGAGGAGTTTTTAGGTTACAGTGGGATAAATGTTGATACTGTTCCCAAATCCATAACTGATGCGACGAATTTGTTTATTGGTGATGActtgtttacatattttgttgAGGAATCGAATAGGTATTATtaccaaaatataaataagttcaCGATACCTAAAAAATCAGTGAAATGGAAGGACATCACGATCTCTGAAATGAAGAAATTCTTGGGACTAATTATTTTCATGGGGCAAGTTAGAAAAGATAGAAGAGACGAGTACTGGACAACATATCCCTGCACAGAAACACCATTCTTTGCAAAAACAATGTCTAGAGATAGATTTAGACAAATATGGAAGGCGTGGCATTTCAACAATAACGAGAATACTACCGGTGCATCTGACAGATTGATCAAAGTCAGGCCcataattgattattttcaaccaaaatttatgaaaatatacaaaCCTAAACAGCAGCTCTCTTTAGATGAAGGCATTATACCTTGGAGAGGACGGTTATTTTTTAGAGTTTATAATGCCGGAAAACTCACAAAATATGGTATACTGGTGAGAATGTTATGTGACAGCGAAACAGGATATATTTGTAACATGCAAATTTATTCTGCTCAGGGAATACGGCTGATAGAGACAATACATATACTTGTAGCTCCATATACAGATGTCAACCACCATTTATATATGGATAACTACTATAATAGTGTTGATAACACTATagctcttttgaaaaaaaaaattagattatgtGGAACCATCAGGAAAAACAGAGGTTTACCggagtgtttaaaaaaaacaaatctcaaAAAAGGACAGACAATATTTCGCCGCAAAGGGGATGTTTTACTTCAAATCTGGCAATCGAAGAAAGAAGTTTGCTTTATTTCATCTATACATTCGGCGGAAATGAAAGAGAGTCACAATATTGACAGAACAActcatcaaaaaataattaaaccaaATGCATTGCTTGATTACAACAAATTCATGAAAGGTGTCGATCGTGCCGATCAGTATTTGTCTTATTATTCGATATTACGAAAGACTACGAAATGGACAAAACGAGTAACCATGTACATGATAAATTGTGCATTGTTCAATTCCTTTGTTGTTTATaactcaacaaaaaacaacaaagtaaaatataaaaaatttttaaacgacGTAGCTTTGCATTGGGTTACTGATTCGATACCAACTGAAGAGGATACCAACGCTCAAGAGGCAGGGCCATCTACTTCCGGGAAGAGGGCGCCTAAAACCGATCCACCAGGAAGACTGTCAATGGATATGAGGAAACACGTTATCGAGAAAATTGTGGGAACCGGGAAGAAAAAATATGCGCAAAGAATATGTCGTGTGTGTGCGTCTCAAAAAGTGCGAAGTGAAACTTGTTTTATGTGCACATTTTGCGGCGTACCTCTTCATAGAGGTAAATGTTTTGAGCGCTACCACACCTTAACACATTATTAG